The genomic window AGATCGGCTTTTAAAGCTTGATTTAGAGTTAGATATTTTGGTGGTGGATGACGGCGATGATTTGACAGGGAATATCGTGAATGAAAAGCAACGCCAGCATAAAAATATTTACTTAATAAAGCGCCAATCTAAATCGGGCAGAGGCACAGCTGTGCTGGAAGGGTTGCTATTTGGCTTAAAACAAGATTATGATTACTTTGTAGAAATGGATGCGGATTTTTCTCATCCGCCTGAAGAATTGCCAGAACTTATGAAATTAGCCGAACCAAACAAAGTTGTTATTGCCTCACGCTATATCAAAGGCAGCCGAATCGAGAATTGGCCAATTAGGCGCAGGCTTTTTAGCCACATGGCAAATTTTTACGCTAAATTGGTTTTAGGTATCCCAATCCATGATTACACAACGGGCTACCGGGTGTATGGCCGCACTGCGATTGAAAGCTTGGACTTTGAAAAGTTTAAATCAGCGGGTTATATTGTTTTATCTGAGATTGCATACCAGTTATATAAAAATGGGGTGCAGTTTGCTGAACGTAAAACAGTGTTTGTTAATCGTGAAAGAGGGGAGTCCAGCTTTTCTTTGCAAGAAGTTAAGGAAGCATTTGCGGCTGTATGGAGAATCAAAAAAGAGTTTAAATAAGGACAGGCTTTAAGCCTGCCCATGTGGTTACTGTTTTTCTACAAAATCTTTCTCCAAGAATTGCGCGCCAATTGACCATCGATATCGCCCTAAGCGCATAGGCTTGAAACCGTGGTAGAATGGCGCTTTTGAATCGTAAATCAAGCAAGAATTTTTCAAGTTAGTTGGTTCAAA from Candidatus Buchananbacteria bacterium CG10_big_fil_rev_8_21_14_0_10_42_9 includes these protein-coding regions:
- a CDS encoding dolichyl-phosphate beta-D-mannosyltransferase, with translation MSKILVIVPTYNEEGTIGELLDRLLKLDLELDILVVDDGDDLTGNIVNEKQRQHKNIYLIKRQSKSGRGTAVLEGLLFGLKQDYDYFVEMDADFSHPPEELPELMKLAEPNKVVIASRYIKGSRIENWPIRRRLFSHMANFYAKLVLGIPIHDYTTGYRVYGRTAIESLDFEKFKSAGYIVLSEIAYQLYKNGVQFAERKTVFVNRERGESSFSLQEVKEAFAAVWRIKKEFK